A genomic stretch from Ureibacillus composti includes:
- a CDS encoding DUF951 domain-containing protein — protein sequence METKSYELNDVVEMKKQHPCGTNAWKIIRLGADIRIKCEGCGHSVLIPRREFEKKMKKILTKANPES from the coding sequence ATGGAAACAAAATCATATGAATTGAATGATGTTGTGGAAATGAAAAAGCAACACCCTTGTGGCACAAATGCATGGAAGATCATCCGATTGGGTGCAGATATCCGCATTAAATGTGAAGGATGCGGGCATAGTGTACTAATCCCCCGTCGTGAATTTGAAAAGAAAATGAAGAAGATTTTAACAAAAGCCAATCCGGAATCTTAA